From the genome of Bradyrhizobium elkanii USDA 76, one region includes:
- a CDS encoding hydroxymethylglutaryl-CoA lyase — MSDQIKIIEMGPRDGLQNEKTPVGVEARIAFVEALVAAGLNTVEVGAFVSPKAIPQMASSDQVLRGVSHIKGAEFHVLVPNEKGYDAARAAGAQVVSVFAAASEGFSRANINCSVAESIERFKPVLARAKANGVRVRGYVSCVLGCPFDGEIKPKAVADLAVTLWDLGCYEISLGDTIGVGTPLKAKQMLRAVGSELPVGNLAMHFHDTYGQALANLYAGMEEGVRVIDAAAGGLGGCPYAPGATGNVATEDVVYMLEGMGVKTGIDMDRLLATTNEVAGLLGRPPVSRVASALNAKRKRLGNS, encoded by the coding sequence ATGAGCGATCAGATCAAGATCATCGAGATGGGGCCGCGCGACGGCCTGCAGAACGAGAAGACGCCGGTCGGCGTCGAGGCGCGCATCGCCTTCGTCGAGGCGCTGGTGGCGGCCGGGCTCAATACGGTCGAGGTCGGCGCCTTCGTGTCGCCGAAGGCGATTCCGCAGATGGCGAGCTCCGACCAGGTGCTGCGCGGCGTCAGCCACATCAAGGGCGCCGAATTCCACGTGCTGGTGCCGAACGAGAAGGGCTATGACGCCGCGCGCGCTGCCGGCGCCCAGGTGGTCTCGGTGTTCGCGGCGGCCTCCGAAGGCTTCTCGCGCGCCAACATCAACTGCTCGGTCGCGGAATCGATCGAGCGTTTCAAGCCGGTGCTGGCGCGCGCCAAGGCGAATGGCGTCAGGGTGCGCGGCTACGTTTCCTGCGTGCTCGGCTGTCCGTTCGACGGCGAGATCAAGCCGAAGGCGGTCGCCGACCTCGCGGTGACGTTGTGGGATCTCGGCTGCTACGAGATCTCGCTCGGCGACACCATCGGCGTCGGCACGCCGCTGAAGGCCAAGCAGATGCTGCGTGCGGTCGGTTCTGAGTTGCCGGTCGGCAACCTCGCGATGCACTTCCACGACACCTACGGCCAAGCGCTGGCCAATCTCTATGCCGGCATGGAGGAGGGCGTCCGCGTCATCGATGCCGCCGCCGGCGGCCTCGGCGGCTGCCCCTACGCCCCCGGCGCCACGGGCAATGTGGCGACGGAGGACGTCGTCTACATGCTCGAGGGCATGGGCGTGAAGACAGGGATCGACATGGACAGGCTGCTGGCCACGACGAACGAAGTCGCCGGCTTGCTCGGCCGTCCGCCGGTGAGCCGTGTTGCGTCCGCGCTCAACGCGAAACGGAAGCGGCTCGGCAACTCGTAA
- a CDS encoding acetyl/propionyl/methylcrotonyl-CoA carboxylase subunit alpha, with translation MDRSKLTRRFRTLLIANRGEIACRVIRSARAMGLRTVAVYSEADRDAMHVALADEAVLLGPARARDSYLNIERVIAAAKETGVEAVHPGYGFLSENAEFAQACLEAGLVFVGPTAEMMTAMGSKSGSKALMEKAGVPLVPGYHGEAQDEATLAEAANRIGFPVLVKASAGGGGRGMRVVNSAAELTAAITSAKREAKAAFGDDRMLIEKYVQNPRHIEVQIIGDSHGNLLSLWERECTLQRRHQKVIEEAPSPTLNAAQRETVCEAARKAAGAVNYIGAGTIEFVSDGKDVFFIEMNTRLQVEHPVTELITGVDLVEWQLRVAFGEALPLKQDEIRLNGHAIEARVYAENPQKNFMPSVGRIKTWRTPQEGDGLRIDAGYRSGDNVSPYYDAMLAKVIAWAPTREGAIEKLNRGLEETDVRGIVTNIPFLSALVMHKDTRANAIDTGFIERELKNLTSGTGAAGEFELCAAVAAIVNDEQKAARREANSPWQAFGWMPVGRRQRVFSFRQGHEPAQTITLHYGNGPSTLSVGGRELAFAISSGGDDGFDLTLNGLKSRIASVVEGHELYLRTRNGRFDLHWVDPFGGESEEQVGEDKIVAPLPGTVVALLAEEGATLEKGAPILTLEVMKMEQTLRAPYAGVLKKLRCKVGDIVGEGVELAEVEPAAAS, from the coding sequence ATGGACCGCTCAAAACTCACCCGGCGTTTCCGCACGCTTCTGATCGCCAACCGCGGCGAGATCGCCTGCCGCGTCATCCGCTCGGCGCGCGCCATGGGGCTGCGCACCGTCGCTGTTTATTCCGAGGCCGACCGCGACGCGATGCATGTCGCGCTTGCCGACGAGGCCGTGCTGCTCGGGCCGGCACGGGCGCGCGACAGCTATCTCAACATCGAACGCGTCATCGCCGCCGCCAAGGAGACCGGCGTCGAGGCGGTGCATCCCGGCTACGGCTTCCTGTCTGAAAATGCCGAGTTCGCGCAGGCCTGTCTTGAAGCAGGTTTGGTGTTCGTCGGCCCGACCGCCGAGATGATGACGGCGATGGGCTCGAAGTCCGGCTCCAAGGCGCTGATGGAGAAGGCCGGCGTGCCCTTGGTGCCCGGCTATCACGGCGAGGCCCAGGACGAGGCGACGCTGGCGGAGGCCGCCAACCGGATCGGCTTCCCCGTGCTGGTGAAGGCGTCCGCCGGCGGCGGCGGACGCGGCATGCGCGTGGTCAATTCGGCGGCTGAACTCACGGCCGCGATCACCAGCGCCAAGCGCGAGGCCAAGGCGGCATTCGGCGACGACCGCATGCTGATCGAGAAATACGTGCAGAACCCGCGCCACATCGAGGTGCAGATCATCGGCGACAGCCACGGCAATCTGCTCTCGCTGTGGGAGCGCGAATGCACGCTGCAGCGCCGCCACCAGAAGGTAATCGAGGAGGCGCCATCGCCGACGCTGAACGCCGCGCAACGCGAGACGGTTTGCGAGGCCGCCCGCAAGGCCGCCGGTGCGGTCAACTATATCGGCGCCGGCACCATCGAGTTCGTCTCCGACGGCAAGGATGTGTTCTTCATCGAGATGAACACCCGCCTGCAGGTCGAGCATCCCGTCACCGAGCTGATCACCGGCGTCGATCTCGTCGAATGGCAGCTGCGCGTCGCCTTCGGCGAGGCGCTGCCGCTGAAGCAGGACGAGATCAGGCTGAACGGGCATGCCATCGAGGCACGCGTCTACGCCGAAAATCCGCAGAAGAACTTCATGCCCTCGGTCGGCCGCATCAAGACCTGGCGCACGCCACAGGAAGGCGACGGCCTGCGCATCGATGCCGGCTATCGCAGCGGCGATAACGTCTCGCCGTACTATGACGCGATGCTCGCCAAGGTGATCGCCTGGGCGCCGACGCGCGAGGGCGCGATCGAGAAGCTCAATCGCGGGCTTGAGGAAACCGATGTCCGCGGCATCGTCACCAATATCCCGTTCCTGTCGGCGCTGGTGATGCACAAGGATACGCGAGCCAATGCGATCGATACCGGTTTCATCGAGCGCGAGCTGAAGAACCTGACGTCGGGCACGGGCGCTGCCGGCGAGTTCGAGCTTTGCGCGGCGGTGGCCGCGATCGTCAACGACGAGCAGAAGGCGGCGCGGCGCGAGGCCAACTCGCCTTGGCAGGCCTTCGGCTGGATGCCGGTCGGCCGCCGTCAGCGGGTGTTTTCGTTCCGGCAGGGCCATGAGCCCGCCCAGACCATCACGCTGCACTATGGCAATGGACCGTCGACGCTCTCCGTCGGCGGCCGCGAGCTCGCCTTCGCGATCTCGTCAGGCGGCGATGACGGCTTCGATCTGACGCTCAACGGCCTCAAGTCGCGCATTGCTTCGGTCGTCGAAGGCCACGAGCTTTACTTGCGCACCCGCAACGGCCGCTTCGACCTGCATTGGGTCGATCCGTTCGGCGGCGAGAGCGAAGAGCAGGTCGGCGAGGACAAGATCGTTGCTCCCTTGCCGGGCACCGTGGTCGCGCTGCTGGCCGAGGAGGGTGCGACACTCGAGAAGGGCGCGCCGATCCTCACCCTGGAGGTGATGAAGATGGAGCAGACCCTGCGCGCGCCCTATGCCGGCGTGCTGAAGAAGCTCAGATGCAAGGTCGGCGACATCGTCGGCGAGGGCGTCGAGCTTGCCGAAGTCGAACCTGCGGCCGCGTCATGA
- a CDS encoding carboxyl transferase domain-containing protein, which produces MPLHSTIDPTSSEFARNAEVMRGLVAELRGKLNQVAGGGGETSRKRHTSRGKMLARDRVDLLVDPGTAFLELSPLAAYGLYGGDVHSASVITGVGRIAGRECIIVANDATIKGGTYYPMTVKKHLRAQDIARQNNLPCVYMVDSGGAFLPLQDEIFPDERHFGRIFYNQAQMSSQGIPQIAIVMGSCTAGGAYVPAMSDESIIVRNQGTIFLGGPPLVKAATGEVVTAEELGGADVHSRQSGVTDHYAQNDAHAIGIARRIVGTLKQPVKARLNMRPPQEPLFPAEEIYGVVSADGRKPFDVHDIIARIVDGSEFDEFKKLYGTTLICGFAHIFGYPVGIIANNGILFSESSLKGAHFIELCCQRGIPLVFLQNITGFMVGKKYEAGGIARDGAKLVTAVATAGVPKFTVVIGGSYGAGNYGMCGRAYSPRFLWLWPNARISVMGGEQASMVLSQVRRDGIEAKGESWSAEEEDKFREPIRAQYEKQGNPYYATARLWDDGVIDPADTRLVLGLGLSAAANAPIEPTKFGLFRM; this is translated from the coding sequence ATGCCGCTTCATTCGACGATCGATCCCACATCTTCTGAATTTGCCCGCAACGCCGAGGTGATGCGCGGCCTGGTCGCGGAGCTCCGCGGAAAACTCAACCAGGTGGCCGGCGGCGGCGGCGAGACATCGCGCAAGCGGCACACCTCGCGCGGCAAGATGCTGGCGCGCGATCGCGTCGATCTGTTGGTCGACCCCGGCACCGCGTTCCTCGAACTGTCGCCGCTCGCCGCCTACGGGCTCTATGGTGGTGACGTGCATTCCGCCAGCGTCATCACCGGCGTCGGGCGCATCGCGGGGCGCGAGTGCATCATCGTCGCCAACGACGCCACCATCAAGGGCGGCACCTATTACCCGATGACGGTGAAGAAGCATCTGCGCGCCCAGGACATCGCGCGGCAGAACAATCTGCCCTGCGTGTACATGGTGGATTCCGGCGGCGCCTTCCTGCCGTTGCAGGACGAGATATTTCCCGACGAGCGGCATTTCGGCCGCATCTTCTACAACCAGGCTCAGATGTCGTCGCAGGGCATCCCGCAGATCGCGATCGTGATGGGCTCCTGCACCGCGGGCGGCGCCTATGTGCCGGCGATGTCCGACGAGAGCATCATCGTGCGGAATCAAGGCACGATCTTCCTCGGTGGTCCGCCGCTGGTGAAGGCCGCGACCGGCGAGGTCGTCACCGCCGAAGAGCTCGGCGGCGCCGATGTCCACTCCCGGCAGTCGGGCGTGACCGATCACTATGCGCAGAACGACGCCCACGCGATCGGGATCGCGCGCCGCATCGTCGGCACGCTGAAGCAGCCGGTGAAGGCTCGGCTCAACATGCGCCCTCCGCAGGAGCCGCTGTTTCCGGCCGAGGAGATCTATGGCGTGGTCTCCGCCGATGGCAGAAAACCGTTCGACGTGCACGACATCATCGCGCGGATCGTCGACGGCTCCGAATTCGACGAGTTCAAGAAGCTCTACGGCACTACGCTGATCTGCGGCTTCGCCCATATCTTTGGCTATCCGGTCGGCATCATCGCCAATAACGGCATCCTGTTCAGCGAAAGCTCGCTGAAGGGCGCGCATTTCATCGAGCTGTGCTGCCAGCGCGGCATTCCCCTGGTGTTCCTGCAGAACATCACCGGCTTCATGGTCGGCAAGAAATACGAGGCGGGCGGCATCGCGCGCGACGGCGCCAAGCTGGTGACGGCGGTTGCCACCGCCGGCGTGCCGAAATTCACCGTCGTCATCGGCGGCTCCTACGGCGCCGGCAATTACGGCATGTGCGGCCGCGCCTACAGCCCGCGTTTCCTCTGGCTGTGGCCGAATGCGCGCATCTCGGTGATGGGCGGCGAGCAGGCCTCGATGGTGCTCAGCCAGGTGCGCCGCGACGGCATCGAGGCCAAGGGCGAGAGCTGGTCGGCGGAAGAGGAAGACAAATTCCGCGAGCCGATCCGCGCGCAATACGAGAAGCAGGGCAATCCCTATTACGCCACGGCGCGGCTGTGGGATGATGGCGTGATCGATCCGGCCGATACCCGCCTCGTGCTCGGGCTCGGCCTGTCGGCGGCGGCCAACGCGCCGATCGAGCCCACGAAATTCGGCCTGTTCAGGATGTGA
- a CDS encoding isovaleryl-CoA dehydrogenase — MASNQAAIFNFDLGETADAIRETVHDFSTNEIAPRAAEIDRSNQFPRDLWPRIGALGLHGITVEEEYGGSGLGYLEHCIAVEEISRASAAVGLSYGAHSNLCVNQIRRNGNEAQKRKYLPKLISGEHVGSLAMSEPQAGSDVVSMKTRADKKGDRFVLNGNKMWITNGPVADTLVIYAKTDPNAGPRGITAFIIEKGMKGFSTAQKLDKLGMRGSDTCELVFEDCEVPEENVLSEVGRGVNVLMSGLDYERAVLAAGPIGIMQACMDVVLPYVHERKQFGEPIGSFQLVQGKVADMYTTMNASRAYVYAVAKACDRGETTREDAAGAILYAAEKATQCALDAIQLLGGNGYINDYPTGRLLRDAKLYEIGAGTSEIRRMLIGRELFAKTA, encoded by the coding sequence ATGGCCTCGAACCAGGCGGCAATCTTCAATTTCGACCTTGGCGAGACCGCGGATGCGATCCGCGAGACGGTGCATGATTTCTCAACCAACGAGATCGCGCCGCGCGCCGCCGAGATCGACCGCAGCAACCAGTTTCCGCGCGACCTCTGGCCGAGGATCGGCGCGCTCGGCCTGCACGGCATCACCGTCGAGGAGGAGTATGGCGGCTCGGGCCTCGGCTATCTCGAGCACTGCATCGCGGTCGAGGAGATCTCGCGGGCGTCGGCCGCGGTCGGCCTGTCCTACGGCGCGCATTCCAACCTCTGCGTCAACCAGATCCGCCGCAACGGCAATGAGGCGCAGAAGCGCAAATACCTGCCGAAGCTGATCTCGGGCGAGCATGTCGGCTCGCTCGCGATGTCGGAGCCGCAGGCCGGCTCGGACGTGGTCTCGATGAAGACCCGCGCCGACAAGAAGGGCGACCGCTTCGTCCTCAACGGCAACAAGATGTGGATCACCAACGGCCCGGTCGCCGATACGCTGGTGATCTACGCCAAGACCGATCCGAACGCCGGCCCGCGTGGCATCACCGCCTTCATCATCGAAAAGGGCATGAAGGGATTTTCCACCGCGCAGAAGCTCGACAAGCTCGGCATGCGCGGCTCCGACACCTGCGAACTGGTGTTCGAGGATTGCGAGGTGCCGGAGGAGAACGTGCTGTCCGAGGTCGGCCGCGGCGTCAACGTGCTGATGAGTGGTCTCGACTATGAGCGCGCGGTGCTGGCGGCGGGGCCGATCGGCATCATGCAGGCCTGCATGGACGTCGTGCTGCCTTACGTCCACGAGCGCAAGCAGTTCGGCGAGCCGATCGGCTCGTTCCAACTGGTGCAGGGCAAGGTCGCCGACATGTACACCACGATGAACGCCTCGCGCGCCTATGTTTACGCGGTGGCGAAGGCCTGCGACCGCGGCGAGACCACGCGCGAGGACGCCGCCGGCGCCATCCTCTATGCCGCCGAGAAGGCCACCCAATGCGCGCTGGATGCGATCCAGCTGCTCGGCGGCAACGGCTACATCAACGATTATCCCACCGGCCGCTTGCTGCGCGACGCAAAGCTCTACGAGATCGGCGCCGGCACCAGCGAGATCCGCCGCATGCTGATCGGCCGCGAACTGTTCGCCAAGACGGCCTGA
- a CDS encoding TetR/AcrR family transcriptional regulator: MARTIGSHGPTTLEAIRKAGVRLIFEHGYEAMSLRQLAAEVGIQAGSLYNHISTKQDLLFDLVQDHINDLLRELDLALEGKADPAEKLRAFVAFHVTYHMTRKREVFIANSELRSLDAKNYDAVVALRGAYEQRLAQILTDGVSDGVFEVVDIQVATFAILALLTGLCTWYRPGGRLTRDAIIAAHEKLVLSGVAPQAAIGQASHGSDSRRAAAAGS; this comes from the coding sequence ATGGCACGCACGATCGGCTCACACGGTCCCACCACGCTGGAGGCGATCCGCAAGGCCGGTGTGCGCCTGATCTTCGAGCACGGCTACGAGGCCATGAGCCTGCGCCAGCTTGCCGCCGAGGTCGGCATTCAGGCGGGCTCACTCTACAACCATATCTCAACCAAGCAGGACCTGCTGTTCGATCTGGTGCAGGACCATATCAACGATTTGCTGCGCGAGCTTGATCTTGCGCTGGAGGGCAAGGCCGATCCGGCCGAGAAGCTGCGCGCCTTTGTCGCGTTCCATGTCACCTATCACATGACCCGCAAGCGCGAGGTCTTCATCGCCAATTCCGAGCTGCGCAGCCTCGATGCGAAGAACTACGACGCCGTGGTGGCGCTGCGCGGCGCCTATGAGCAGCGGCTGGCGCAGATCCTGACCGACGGGGTGTCGGACGGCGTGTTCGAGGTGGTCGACATCCAGGTCGCGACCTTCGCGATCCTGGCGTTGCTCACCGGGCTCTGCACCTGGTACCGCCCCGGCGGCCGGCTGACCCGCGACGCCATCATCGCGGCGCATGAGAAGCTGGTGCTGTCGGGCGTCGCGCCGCAAGCCGCGATCGGCCAGGCGAGCCACGGCAGCGACAGCCGGCGCGCCGCCGCGGCGGGCTCGTGA
- a CDS encoding Lrp/AsnC family transcriptional regulator: protein MTERPQLDDIDLRILSELQRDGRIRINELAERVGITAPPCLRRVRALRGRGVIQAIRATLDERLLGYEVTTFVLIQLDSQTLSAIEAFEAAVAAVPRFLQCWRISGDADFMLRCVAPSVDDMRQQLLQFAGLPNVRKIRSFPVLGVSKDAPLPIPGALAAPAAS from the coding sequence GTGACCGAGCGCCCACAACTCGATGACATCGATCTGCGGATCCTGTCCGAGTTGCAGCGGGACGGCCGGATCAGGATCAACGAGCTCGCCGAGCGGGTCGGCATCACTGCCCCGCCCTGCCTGCGCCGGGTCCGCGCCCTGCGCGGCCGCGGCGTGATCCAGGCGATCCGCGCCACGCTGGACGAACGGCTGCTCGGCTATGAGGTGACGACTTTCGTGCTGATCCAGCTCGACAGCCAGACGCTGAGCGCGATTGAGGCGTTCGAAGCGGCGGTGGCAGCCGTGCCGCGCTTCCTGCAATGCTGGCGGATCTCGGGCGATGCCGACTTCATGCTCCGATGCGTCGCGCCCAGCGTCGACGACATGCGCCAACAGCTGCTGCAATTCGCCGGCCTGCCCAATGTGCGCAAGATCAGAAGCTTTCCGGTGCTCGGCGTCTCCAAGGACGCGCCGCTGCCGATCCCGGGCGCCCTCGCCGCGCCCGCGGCAAGCTGA
- a CDS encoding ETC complex I subunit has translation MTARIFKPAKNAMQSGRAKTKEWQLDYEPEQPRSVEPLMGWTSSTDMKQQLTLQFETKEEAVAYCERKGIAYQVIEPKDSAHRQIAYADNFAFRRWEPWTH, from the coding sequence ATGACCGCACGCATTTTTAAGCCCGCCAAAAACGCGATGCAATCGGGACGTGCCAAGACCAAAGAGTGGCAACTGGACTACGAGCCGGAGCAGCCGCGCTCCGTTGAGCCCTTGATGGGCTGGACCTCGTCCACCGACATGAAGCAGCAGCTGACGCTGCAGTTCGAGACCAAGGAAGAGGCGGTCGCCTATTGCGAGCGCAAGGGCATCGCCTACCAGGTGATCGAGCCGAAGGATTCGGCGCACCGCCAGATCGCCTATGCCGACAATTTCGCGTTCCGCCGCTGGGAGCCTTGGACCCACTAA
- a CDS encoding OpgC domain-containing protein: protein MEIHATLPEKGRDLRLDLFRGVANWAIYLDHIPDNVVNWITTRNYGFSDAADLFVFISGYTASFVYARMMLERGFIVGATRLTKRVWQLYVAHIILFVIYIASISYLALRFGDSEIINEFNVAGLVDNATETLRQGLFLKFKPVNLDVLPLYIVLMGLFPPVLWFMLRRPNWTMAASLVLWLVSRHQGWNLPAYPAGSWYFNPFAWQVLFVFGSWCAMGGARNNMRIINSRYTLWFCIAYMIFALIMTMAGRFPDFGAMFPDWLYSAFNPNDKTNLAPYRFLHFVVITVLVIRFIPKDWAALEWKVFDPLIVCGQQSLAVFCVGVFLSFVGHFELSMSSGSLFAQIFVSISGIAIMTIVAYYISWSKRQDKPVKPPAAKPSAPATAA from the coding sequence ATGGAAATCCACGCTACCCTGCCCGAAAAAGGACGTGACCTCCGGCTCGACCTGTTCCGCGGGGTCGCGAACTGGGCGATCTATCTCGATCACATCCCCGACAACGTCGTGAACTGGATCACGACGCGGAATTACGGCTTCAGCGACGCCGCGGACCTGTTCGTCTTCATCTCCGGCTACACCGCCTCCTTCGTCTATGCCCGCATGATGCTGGAGCGCGGCTTCATCGTCGGCGCCACCCGGCTGACCAAGCGGGTCTGGCAGCTCTACGTCGCCCACATCATCCTGTTCGTGATCTACATCGCCTCGATCAGCTATCTGGCGCTGCGCTTCGGCGATTCCGAGATCATCAACGAGTTCAACGTCGCCGGCCTCGTCGACAACGCCACCGAGACGCTGCGCCAGGGCCTGTTCCTGAAATTCAAGCCGGTCAATCTCGACGTGCTGCCGCTCTATATCGTGCTGATGGGCCTGTTCCCGCCGGTGCTGTGGTTCATGCTGCGGCGGCCGAACTGGACCATGGCGGCCTCGCTCGTGCTGTGGCTGGTGTCGCGCCACCAGGGCTGGAACCTGCCGGCCTACCCGGCCGGCAGCTGGTACTTCAATCCATTCGCCTGGCAGGTGCTGTTCGTGTTCGGCTCGTGGTGCGCGATGGGCGGCGCGCGCAACAACATGCGCATCATCAACTCGCGCTACACGCTGTGGTTCTGCATCGCCTATATGATCTTCGCGCTGATCATGACGATGGCCGGACGCTTCCCGGACTTCGGCGCCATGTTTCCGGACTGGCTCTATTCGGCCTTCAACCCGAACGACAAGACCAACCTTGCGCCGTATCGCTTCCTGCACTTCGTGGTGATCACGGTGCTGGTGATCCGCTTCATCCCGAAGGACTGGGCGGCGCTGGAGTGGAAGGTGTTCGATCCCTTGATCGTCTGCGGCCAGCAGTCGCTGGCGGTGTTCTGCGTCGGCGTGTTCCTGTCCTTTGTCGGACATTTCGAGCTCTCGATGAGCTCGGGCTCGCTGTTCGCGCAGATCTTCGTCAGCATCTCCGGCATCGCGATCATGACGATCGTGGCCTATTACATCTCGTGGTCGAAGCGGCAGGACAAGCCGGTCAAACCGCCGGCGGCAAAACCCTCGGCGCCGGCGACGGCGGCGTAA
- a CDS encoding carbamoyltransferase, whose product MPKQHTYVLGLNVYDHDVSACLLRDGAIAYAISKERITREKHASGFYKEVVDYCLSAEGITLDDVDLVVRNSYILPVPEMEERMLHQDMPGFLPITERNEAIKHPLFRSKSDKVVSISHHLAHAYSAFAVSPFRDGVVMIVDGVGNYRADAMESYSEDAASPLARESESYYRFDDTRLECLKKVWMEPARGLLSDEFYNMPGLGALYSRVSTYVFGDWNKCGELMGLAPYGRHEQVGHLLEMKDGKLHVPFWGAENQQPFVLDSGSWDKSPAMRHWEDIAWRVQDDTENVLLARARWLRETTGAKNLCIAGGVALNCVANGRIARESGFDNIWIQPAAGDDGIAIGCAYYGWLEVLKQRRSFVMDHAYVGRRYSDAEVAAALQSFLVRIQIDAKRSDNICRDTAKLLADQRVIGWFQDRSEFGPRALGNRSLIADPRKAEMKDILNSRVKHRQAFRPFAPIVLAERMKEIFEGEEDSPYMLIAKPVRPEWRDRIPAIVHVDGSARVQSVREETNPMLYRLLKEFEALTGVPVLINTSFNVKGEPIIETPQDAVSCFLTTGIDNLVMHDTLVSKTAMHKVVTPIMTTFGDVATIVSSATQDGSRGGG is encoded by the coding sequence ATGCCGAAACAACACACTTACGTCCTCGGTCTCAACGTCTACGACCATGACGTCAGCGCCTGCCTGCTGCGTGACGGCGCGATCGCCTACGCGATCTCCAAGGAGCGCATCACCCGCGAGAAGCACGCCTCCGGCTTCTACAAGGAAGTCGTCGACTACTGCCTGTCGGCCGAGGGCATCACCCTCGACGACGTCGATCTCGTGGTGCGCAACAGCTACATCCTGCCGGTGCCCGAGATGGAGGAGCGGATGCTCCACCAGGATATGCCGGGCTTCCTGCCGATCACCGAACGGAACGAGGCAATCAAGCATCCGCTGTTTCGTTCCAAATCCGACAAGGTGGTGTCGATCTCGCACCACCTCGCGCATGCCTACAGCGCGTTCGCGGTGTCGCCATTCAGGGACGGCGTCGTGATGATCGTCGACGGCGTCGGCAATTATCGGGCCGACGCGATGGAGTCCTACTCCGAGGATGCGGCATCGCCGCTGGCCCGCGAGTCCGAGAGCTACTACAGGTTCGACGACACCAGGCTCGAATGCCTGAAGAAGGTCTGGATGGAGCCGGCGCGCGGGCTGTTGTCGGACGAGTTCTACAACATGCCGGGGCTGGGGGCGCTGTACAGCCGGGTCTCGACCTATGTGTTCGGCGACTGGAACAAGTGCGGCGAGCTGATGGGGCTTGCTCCCTATGGCCGCCATGAGCAGGTCGGCCATCTGCTCGAGATGAAGGACGGCAAGCTGCACGTGCCGTTCTGGGGCGCCGAGAACCAGCAGCCGTTCGTGCTCGACAGCGGCAGCTGGGACAAGAGCCCGGCGATGCGGCACTGGGAGGACATCGCCTGGCGGGTGCAGGACGACACCGAGAACGTGCTGCTCGCGCGGGCGCGCTGGCTGCGCGAGACCACGGGTGCGAAAAATCTCTGCATCGCCGGCGGCGTCGCGCTGAACTGCGTGGCCAACGGCCGCATCGCGCGCGAGTCAGGTTTCGACAACATCTGGATCCAGCCCGCGGCCGGCGACGACGGCATCGCCATCGGCTGTGCCTATTACGGCTGGCTCGAGGTGCTCAAGCAGCGCCGCTCGTTCGTGATGGACCACGCCTATGTCGGGCGGCGCTACAGCGACGCCGAGGTGGCCGCCGCGCTGCAAAGCTTCCTGGTGCGCATCCAGATCGACGCGAAGCGCAGCGACAATATCTGCCGCGACACCGCAAAGCTGCTCGCCGACCAGCGCGTGATCGGCTGGTTTCAGGACCGTTCCGAGTTCGGTCCGCGCGCGCTCGGCAACCGCAGCCTGATCGCCGATCCGCGCAAGGCCGAGATGAAGGACATCCTCAACAGCCGCGTGAAGCACCGCCAGGCCTTCCGGCCGTTCGCGCCGATCGTGCTGGCCGAGCGCATGAAGGAGATCTTCGAAGGCGAGGAGGACTCGCCCTACATGCTGATCGCAAAGCCGGTGCGGCCGGAATGGCGCGACAGGATCCCGGCGATCGTGCATGTCGACGGTTCGGCACGGGTGCAGAGCGTGCGGGAAGAGACCAACCCGATGCTCTATCGCCTGCTGAAGGAGTTCGAGGCGCTGACCGGCGTGCCGGTCCTGATCAACACCTCGTTCAACGTCAAGGGCGAGCCGATCATCGAGACGCCGCAGGACGCGGTCAGCTGCTTCCTCACCACCGGGATCGACAACCTCGTGATGCACGACACGCTGGTGTCGAAGACCGCCATGCACAAGGTGGTTACGCCTATCATGACGACGTTCGGCGACGTCGCCACCATCGTCTCCTCGGCGACGCAGGACGGCAGCCGCGGCGGCGGCTGA